In Saccopteryx leptura isolate mSacLep1 chromosome 13, mSacLep1_pri_phased_curated, whole genome shotgun sequence, the DNA window ACAGAGTCTGTGTGAGGGTGTAAGTCTGCGAGGCCAGACTTCCGGAAGCACCCACACGTGTCTCCCCAGATGCTCTACCCAAGGTGCTGaggcataaattttaaaaatttaattttcaggccctggccagttggctcagtggtagagcgtcggcttggcgtgcagaagtcccaggttcgattcccggccagggcacacaggagaagcgcctatctgcttctccacccctccccctctccttcctctctgtctctctcttcctctcctgcagctgaggctccactggagcaaagatggcccgggcgctggggatggctcctcggcctctgccccaggcactagagtggctctggtcgcaacagagtgacgccccggaggggcagagcatcgccccctggtgggcagagcgtcgccccctggtgggcgtgccgggtggatcccggtcgggcgcatgcgggagtctgtctgtctctccctgtttccggcttcagaaaaatacaggaaaaaaaaaattaattttcactaTTTACTTCCTCAAAACAAGGGTAGAACAAATCCTGAGTGCTTCTGTCTTTAGTGCAAGTCTTCAAAGTAGTAAGTGACAGCACCCAGCCCAGGAAAACATGCCCCTCAGACTCACTTCTCAGAGGGGCAGGTGAGATGTTTGTCGATCACAGCATAGCTCCCTTGTCAGGGAGAAAGTACTAGAAATCCCACCGACGAGATGACGTTCAGGAAGGGCCCAGAGCGGCACGGGAGCTGGAGCGGGAGTGCGGGGTCCACCCAGCTTCCGCccgactagctgtgtgacctcggctAGTGCTCTGACTGCCCTCAGGCTCAATGTCACCACAGGCTCAGGTCCAGCTCTCAGCGTGGTCTGAGAGTTGCAAGTCTCAGAGCACATCACTAGCCTGACCACGACTGTCTGGTTCGTCTACCTTCTCCTCACTGACCACCCTCAGTAGGGGGAGGCCAGTCAGTGCCCGCCATGAGCCTGTGTGAGCCAGGCAGTGTGTTAGCTCCTAGCGGCGGGGGATGCGGAGAAACACCAAGTGGCCACACTCAAAGGACTTGGACATAAAATGGGACAGCAATAAATCCTGACTTCTTATTGTTAAGAAATTATTACATACACCtaaacagatggaagtctcaccTCGTAGAAAAACTCCTCCTCGGCATTTGCAAACATTAACGCGTCCTGCTTCCGGCCGCCTCGTTTCTTCCCGGAACTGCTCCCTCCCACTTCCATAAACGTCTTGCTGATCATAAGGTAGAAGTGACACTTCCCACACGACTTGTTCGTCTCGTGCGCCTCTGCCAGTTCTTTCCTGCAAGGCACACACACATGGGTTGTTGCTGGGCTGGGGCGACCAAGGCAGCTGCACACCAGAGCACAGGGAAGCCagggagcctcggctgggggTTTTATTCAGtgcgagaggagaggaggcagagacagactcccacattcaccccgaccagaatccacccgcttgcccactagggggcaatgctctgcccttctggggtgctgctacgttgctcagcaactgagctcttcttagcgtctgaggcagaggccatgaagccattctcagcgcccgggccaacttactccaatggaggagaagaaagacggagagaagcgagagggggcagggtggaggagcagacaagcacttctgtgtgccctgactgggaatcaaacctcggacttccacatgctggactgatgctttaccactgagccaaccggccagaaccgGATCTGGACACTTTTACAGCAATGAGTTTCACCTTTGCCACTTGTTGCACTTTCCACTGATTAAGGGCAGTGCTCTTTATAGTATAGTAAATAGTAGCATGATGACTCTTTCAAGTTGGACTTAGAGTTGTGAATACACAGCAACTAACAGATGAGTCTCAGGTTCACTCAACATCACTGCTCTgcacatgttaaaaatatttaagaatttagatttttaaaaaacatttaactgAAACCAAGGCGCATGGCACTACCAACGCCATTAGAGCATGTGGCTGCTCCAGTGTCTAATCGCAAGTCCAGGACTAATTTCTCACAGATGACAGCAATGGCAGGCGAGGCACAGGCACCCTAAATTCTACAACAGTCAGTGGGACAGCAATGGAGCCCCAATTCTTCCCTTTCTGAAAACTATACCTAATCCTGTACATCTGGCTAAACAAGAGCTGCAGGAAACTCAGAACAGCCCGCTTCAGCTTCAACAGCAGATCAGGAGAAAGCAGGTCACCCTCCTGTGACACCAAATGAACGTAAGTCCAGAGGGTCGGAAAGAAGACAGCAAAACCAGAAGCCCTGTGGACCGACCACAGCATGAGCAGCAGCTGGGGGGGACCAGAATAATGACTGCAGGGACACGGGAGGCAACAGGCAGGCTCCCACCAGGGAGGCCACGCACAGGGCTGTGGTGTCCATGAGGCCCAGGGGACCTGCCTGCGCTCCCGCCCCTCCCATCTCAAAGCAAGGCCAAAGCCAATTCCTGGCTCTCCTCACATTTAAAATGTATCTgtgagcgcctgaccaggcggtggcgcagtggatagagcgtcagactgggatgcagaggacccaagtttgagaccccgaggtcgccagcttgagcacaggctcatctggtttgagaaaagctcaccagcttggacccagggtcactggcttgagcaaggggtcactcggtctgctgaaggcctgcggtcaaggcacatatgagaaaacaatcaatgaactaaggtgtcgcaacaaaaaactgatgattgatgtttctcatctatctgtccctgtctatccctctctctctctgtctctgtaaaaaaataaaataaaacctgttaaaaaataataaaaataaattcaaaaaaaacccaaaatgtatCTGTGAGCTTAAAactgcatttaaaaagaaaaccacagacctCAAGAAGCCAGAAATGTGGCATCCAGACAATGGTTTCGTTAGTCACGAAACACCCCAATGGCATTTTGAAATTCTACTCAGTTGTTCTTGTGATTATTCAGTATCAGAAATATGCCTGTGAAGAGGGTGAAAACCCAGTCAAGGATAAAAAGTCCATGAATCTCACctctttttatatcatttaaatctTTAAGATCATCAAGACTATGGTCAGAACAGCCTTATTAACGAAAACTCTTAGGAAGGCCGACGACAGAGGCGTGCCTCGCACAGGAGGTCCACCTGGGCCCACCACACCACACCGCACTGCTGCCCACCAGCCGGGCCAGCCCCGCCTGCACCACCACTGTGAGCACAGCTCGGAGCCCCCTGGGAAAGAACTGTGCTCACAGCCCTCTGGGAGGCTTATTGCAGCTGCTGGTGCATGGGCAGGGCGATCTAGGGGGCTTACTGCAGCTGCCGGTGCATGGGCAGGGCGATCTGGGGGGGGACGTTGATGAATCTCTCGCTCAGCAGGAAGCCCACGGGCCTGGCGGTGTCATTCAAAAGCTTGTGCAGCTGTTCAACCACGCTCTTTTCACAGTTCTTCTCACAGCAGCTTAGAACCAGCTCTTTAATTTGCTTGGCACACTGCGTCCCCTACAAAGCAAAGAGAGGGCCTGCTGTGTATTCCAGGCTGGGCCGTCACTGACAGGACAATCTTTGAGTAAGAACTGCTACTTCTTATCTTACAGGTGGGGGCAGTTTCCTGCCACAGCCTTTCCAATCTTACACCTTCCGCGGTGACTGCTTGACTGTTTCTCAAAGTAGCTCTGCCTGGTGCACTCACCATCAGGGACGGGTGGCAAGGAGAGGGTACAGTGGCGGGCACACTGGAAGAGCAACCTAGCCTACCTCACTGAGACGGACGGGAGCGACTGGGCATCCATTTAAAAATCACAGAGCACCTGAGGAGGGAGCGCAGCCGGCTGACTTTCCACTGGAGCTCATCGGTGAGGAGTAAACAGTGAGAGGTGAGGACACAAGCAAATGTCAGCAGCGCCCTCCACTCCAGGAAGCAACTCTACGTCCCCTCCCTCCCGGAGGACAGCCGCTGAGTCCACATCAGCGCCAGGCACCAGTCCCCAGGCCACACGATACGTCTCTACCCCAGGGGAGGACGCGACCCTAACTGGGCCTACATGACTCAAAGCCAAACAGCAACACCGCACTCGAGAAAGGACAAGAGGGTTTCACAAGCCCATGTGCTCCTATGCCTGGAATCACCCTGATACAGACACTCATCCTGCAGTAAGTAGAAGGCATGGCCTAAGGAGCAACCATGCTGGCCCCCCAGGTACCGACCTTTCTCTCAGCTAAACTGAGAAGACTTATGAAGCCAAAAATCTCGTCTTCATCATCGTCGTCACTGTCTTCTGACACATACgtctgctattttaaaaataaaaagaatttatatttgatTGGGAAGAAATATGATCCCAAGCCTTGAAATCACATCTCACTAATCTTGCACTCCTCCAATGCAAActgtttcactgtccctcagagagCGCCCGGACAGCAGCTGTGGCCCTGCGCGTGTCCCTGCACCTCCCTGGCTCCGGACTGCCTTCAAGATTCTGCACGAGCTGTTCCCGCCCAGAACTTATTTACACTAGATTCTGAGGACATTTTACTAGATTCTCAAAATACTAAAAATCCAGCACAGCTAACACCTCATGAATTAACCTTTTTAGTCTGTTTAGGAACAATTTGGCTGGAGCAGCCCTTGCTCGTTTCTCTGCGGTCCACAACTGTCCCACCTAAATCCTTGCTTCCTGAGTGCGGGCCAGTCCTGACTCCCGGGACAGGTGAACAATGCTGAGTGCCACTTGTTCATgggcagagaagaaagagggagagaaagaaaatgacaaaccAAGAAAACAGCTAAGAATGaaacccttggccctggccggtggctcagtgtaCAGACAttccgagtttgattcctggtcaggtcacacaggagaagccaccatctgcttttctgccccatccccctccccgtTTTCTCCCTtatcccctccctcctgcagccagtggctcaactggttcaagcgtggccccaggcactgaggaaagcccCATTAAAGTGCATCATCCTCCAGCTCTAAGAATAGCTCAGTACGCAAGCATCTACCCATGATGGCGttaccaagtggatcccagtcaggcacatgtgggagtctgcctcactatctcactttgaaaaaaaaagctttcgGTCCAACTTGAAGCTCCTGGCTCTATGACAACAGCTCTCCCCCGGCCTCACTGTGCCTCCACACTTCCCTTCACATGTGGCTTGTTCACTTGTCCAGGGGGACACCCTCCCATGCACCTCCAGTGTCCAGCACGGAGCCTGGCACAGACATGGCCTCGGGGAGCATGTGCTGAAGGAAGGAATGACACGAGGCTGCAGCTCTCCCACCAGAACCAGCAAGGAGCCACAGCTGCCCCCAGACTGGCTCTGCGGGACAGGACTTCCAAACTCCACCACACCTGCCCGCATTGCGGGCCTGGGTACATAAGGTAAACAGTGTCAGGGCGTCCAGGTGGCCCCAGCAGCCTGATGTGTCAGGGCAGAGAACAGGATGAACCACAGACCAGACCAGGTCAGACCAGAGGCCGAGAGGCTGAGAGGCTGAGGGAGGACATGGCTCCCGACACTAATGATGCTGACACTGAGGAGCCTCAGGCACGGAGCTACCAGGCTTTAACGCAGAACACTTCTGGTCTCGGCAGAAGGAACCACCAGTTCCCCTGCAGGAACACAGAGGAGTAGGTGGCTCAGCAAAGGCCTCCGAGGCCTGGGGAACTAAACTGCCGGCCAGCTGACAGAAGTCTCAGCTCAACAAAACACAGGACACagaaggagaaaatgagaaggtGACCCCCGGGGAGAGAGTTTCAGTCAGAGGACCTGTTTGCTCAGGAGAGAGCACGGAGCACAGAAAAAGTCCTAGTCTGTCCCCAGCGTTCGTCCTCTGAGATGGACATCAGACAGTCTCCCTGCACCGAGAGCCCCTAGCTCCTGTGGCCAAACCTGTGTGGCACCAGCAGACAGAAGGGACCCTTGGTGCCAGCCCTGAAAAGTCCTCAGACGGTCAGCTGGCTCATGGGCCATCAGCGTCCCCGGACTCGCTCACCATTCCTCTCCCTGACGGGCTACCAACCACCAGGGCAGCACCACTTGGGTCTGCATCTCCACCAGGTAGGGGCACAATCCCATCATGTTTCACCCTCTCCTGCTCGACCAGCCCCGCCTCCGCCCGGACCACTTACCTATCCTGAGCCTCTTCTTATCCCCTGAGCGCCTGAGCAATGCCCCACGTGGGGCCTCTCGACCCACCATGCACATGCACTTCTCCTGCCTTTTCCCTGCACAGCCCCAGGGACACTTCTGCAAGAGTCCAAATCCACTCCCAGAGGTGCCAGCAGAGCTCCGGGCAGCCTCTCCTGGGAACAAGGAGTCCCTGGGGCACCTCCAGTGTCTCTGTGGAAGCCAGGGACACCACCACTGTAGAGTTAGCTGTCTAATTACCAGACTGAAGGCTGGACACCCTCCGAGAGCAAGCTCTCCCCAGGATAAAACAACTGCTCCCACCAGGGCTCAGGACTGGCCAGCAGGGTGTCCGCTGCCTGAGGAGCGCGGTGCTGTCCCCCCCAACCCCGTTCTAACAGGAGAATGCCGCTGCAATGctactcctctctccccccacgtGGACGGCCACAAGCTTCCTCGTGCCGTCCAAGGTCTGCAAGGTGCCCGCTGTGTTTAGTAACAAGGGCTTGGTGACTCTCCGGCTTTCAGAGCTTTGGTAGCATGGGGAAGTAGAGCCAAATTAGGGTGTTAGGAGGAAAGGAGATGGAGATTGCGAATACTAAGCATTTTTCAAGAACTGTGGCTTTGAGTCTGACTAAGGgtagcacagtgcatagagcgttaACCCGGAACGCTGTGGTTGTCAGTTCAAAGTGCCAAGGGTCACCCTGACGGGCATGGGATCACTAGCTCAGCTTGAACTCAGGTCTGATCTCTGGTCAAGGtcatacaggaagcaatcaatgcacaagtaaagtgaagcaactacgagttgatgcttctcactctctctccctcccactctcaaataaaaaaaaaagaatgctggctTTGAAAACCAAGCGACAGCTGAAGGTGGGGCAGTCAGAATGGAGCTGTGTGTCTTATTGAGCTGGGAACGGGTACACGACAACAGGGACAGCTGTGCATGCACAGCACGTCCACGTGCCACACACAGGTCTACACTCTTCACACTCGCAGCTCACATGCTTACCTCCGCCCTACAGAGCAGTCACACTATCACCTTTGTGTTCAGAGGTAAGAATGGAAACAGAGGAAGGTCTTGTGGCCAAGTGTCCTTTCCACTGATGGATGCAATGACAACTCCTATCCCACCTCTTGTGACAAAGTGACCTAGACCCTCCTCCGAGAGGTAGGGTCTGCGCGCCCACCCCTGGCTCCAGTGTGGACCGTGTGTCCGCTGATCGGGCAAGTGGGGGACCTGACGCTGCTCAGATACGCTCTGCATCCCCACCCAGTCCTGCCGGGCCGCCCGCTCCTGGGACCGCCCAGTGCAGAGAGGCCTGCACCAAGAGCCGAGGCCCCGGCCACAGTCCTCCCGCCGGACAACCAGCACGTGAGCTGGTCATGTGAGTGAGCCGCTGAAGTCCTGCAGCCCCTCACTGACCCTCCTGCGCTCATGTGACATGAAGCAAACAGAGCTGTCCTCACTGAGCCCTGTCCAGCCTGCAGACCCATAGCCAAACAGACACATGCTGCTCCTGTGAGACACGGAGGGCGGGCGGTGTGCTGGGTGGCAGCAGAGGACATCCGAGCCACGCGGAGGGCGGCAGAGGCAGGCCCCGAGTCtagctccctcctcctccacaccGCCCGTCCCGGCTGCTGGTATCACCtctgtccctgtcctccctgagcactctgcatCACTTCTGCAACTGCAATGACCACTGATCTCCTGAACACACCCAAGTCTCCAGCCGTGCTCAGCGGCTCACCTGCATTACCTCAGGCAAGTTACACTCCAACAGTGCAAATCCCAACTTACAGTCCCCTCCTAACCTGCCTGCCTCCGCGACGCTGCCTTGGTTGCTTGAGCCAGGCACCTGGCGCCATCCCTGACTCCCCCCACCACGCCCCCCAGACCCATCACTCCCTAAGCTCCACCACATTCCACCTCCCAAACAGCTGCATCAGCCCGttctctccctgtgccctgcCACTACCCAGATTACTACGTTCAACAACCCCAGGTCACTGCTCCCGTCTCCTTTCTAATAGTCCCCCTTTCTCCATTAAGACTTCTTCACAACCTAGGCTTCCAATCTGCTTGCTATCAGTCAGGAGAAACATTCCAGGGTGCAGAATCCATTTAGTCAGAACGCACCACTGCCCTGCTTACCTTAATCACACTCCCGATGTGGTTCTGCTGAATTAAGAGGTCTGTCAGTTCTGCGGTGTTCACAGGAGCCTTCAAGAAAAGCTAAGAGAGGGAGGAAACATCACTCTAAGTTCAGGTCAAAGCATGACATCTAATAAaacttctcaaataaaaacaatggAGTGAAGTTTCATTTGGAGTGAAGTCCTGCAGCCCCTGCGAGTGTGAAAAGTGTAGACCTGTGTGTGGCACGTGGACGTGCTGTGCATGCACAGCTGTCCCTGTTGTCGTGTTCCCGTTCCCAGCTCAGTAAGACACACAGCTCCACTGTGGGCTGGTGTTCcttattcaaataaaaacaatgacattCTAATGATGTGACCAGGAAGGTGACCCAGAAACGTAATCCCAAGAGGAAAGGGAAAGCCCAGGAGAATCAAAGCTGAAGGCCCAAAACTTAAGAGGCGGTCAGTGGTGacacaggaggggagggggcgacagggaagatggaggaggaggaagaggagggacatAAGGCGGAAGAACCTAGTGACCAGGACACTGGAGGCTCTCGGGGCAGGAACCAGAGCCACCTGCACTAGGGCATGGGAAAAAGCCCTCCACCCACACAGCCAGGGTGTGATTTCAGCAGCTCGAGTACttagcagagaaagagaaagcagtgtAAGGCAGAGGACACTCAAAGATGGTGCACGGTGCTGGGAGGAAGGGGGCTGGGGACCGAGGCCCAAATAAGGGAGCTGGCTCTGGAAAAGTTCCTCCTTCCAGGCAAGGCGGAGGGGACAGGAAAGGGGACTCTGAAACACAAAGGATGGAGTCTGACAGAGCTTGTGTTGAATGGCCTGGATTTTCTCAGAGGGCAAATTTACGtctaaagagtaaaaataaatacctgcTGCAGTAATTTCTTAATTCCATCATGGTCGTTGTCTGAGATGGAATAAGCTTCAAATTCAACAGTCACTTCCTGTAAGTAACATACAGAACGGGTCACCAAACAGATGCCCTTGTGTCACACAAGCTCCCCTTTCTGCTGAAACTACCCTCtaaggcagaggtccccaaactttttacacagggggccagttcactgtccctcagaccgttggagggccggactttaaaaataactatgaacaaattcttatgcacactgcacatatcttattttaaagtaaaaaaacaaaacgggaacaaatacagtatttaaaataaagaactaaatttaaatcaacaaactgaccagtatttcaatgggaactaaaaataagacagcacctgtcttttgggggtaaaattaatGTGACACAGAGTCTTATAACAGGGGAAacatggtgtgtagtaatgtggggggagacttttgggcaaagggaggttataggggcctttatgttgttgtacatttgggggagtatgggggccattgtactgtgtagtaatggttatagtgctttctctttcttcctacttctgctgttatttcacactgcttccAGTGATGTGGG includes these proteins:
- the BCCIP gene encoding BRCA2 and CDKN1A-interacting protein isoform X1, with translation MASRSKRRAVGAGAPRPLDTPVPRHEEEEDDEVEDQDGEDEDSDDEDDEEDEVVDEEVTVEFEAYSISDNDHDGIKKLLQQLFLKAPVNTAELTDLLIQQNHIGSVIKQTYVSEDSDDDDEDEIFGFISLLSLAERKGTQCAKQIKELVLSCCEKNCEKSVVEQLHKLLNDTARPVGFLLSERFINVPPQIALPMHRQLQKELAEAHETNKSCGKCHFYLMISKTFMEVGGSSSGKKRGGRKQDALMFANAEEEFFYEKAVLKFSYSVQEQSDTCLGGRWSFDDVPMKPLRTVMLIPRDEMSGIMGALEEHLST
- the BCCIP gene encoding BRCA2 and CDKN1A-interacting protein isoform X2; protein product: MASRSKRRAVGAGAPRPLDTPVPRHEEEEDDEVEDQDGEDEDSDDEDDEEDEVVDEEVTVEFEAYSISDNDHDGIKKLLQQLFLKAPVNTAELTDLLIQQNHIGSVIKQTYVSEDSDDDDEDEIFGFISLLSLAERKGTQCAKQIKELVLSCCEKNCEKSVVEQLHKLLNDTARPVGFLLSERFINVPPQIALPMHRQLQKELAEAHETNKSCGKCHFYLMISKTFMEVGGSSSGKKRGGRKQDALMFANAEEEFFYEAVLKFSYSVQEQSDTCLGGRWSFDDVPMKPLRTVMLIPRDEMSGIMGALEEHLST
- the BCCIP gene encoding BRCA2 and CDKN1A-interacting protein isoform X6; this translates as MASRSKRRAVGAGAPRPLDTPVPRHEEEEDDEVEDQDGEDEDSDDEDDEEDEVVDEEVTVEFEAYSISDNDHDGIKKLLQQLFLKAPVNTAELTDLLIQQNHIGSVIKQTYVSEDSDDDDEDEIFGFISLLSLAERKGTQCAKQIKELVLSCCEKNCEKSVVEQLHKLLNDTARPVGFLLSERFINVPPQIALPMHRQLQKELAEAHETNKSCGKCHFYLMISKTFMEVGGSSSGKKRGGRKQDALMFANAEEEFFYEDLLPSE
- the BCCIP gene encoding BRCA2 and CDKN1A-interacting protein isoform X3 gives rise to the protein MASRSKRRAVGAGAPRPLDTPVPRHEEEEDDEVEDQDGEDEDSDDEDDEEDEVVDEEVTVEFEAYSISDNDHDGIKKLLQQLFLKAPVNTAELTDLLIQQNHIGSVIKQTYVSEDSDDDDEDEIFGFISLLSLAERKGTQCAKQIKELVLSCCEKNCEKSVVEQLHKLLNDTARPVGFLLSERFINVPPQIALPMHRQLQKELAEAHETNKSCGKCHFYLMISKTFMEVGGSSSGKKRGGRKQDALMFANAEEEFFYEGYVASLLQLKPC
- the BCCIP gene encoding BRCA2 and CDKN1A-interacting protein isoform X4, yielding MASRSKRRAVGAGAPRPLDTPVPRHEEEEDDEVEDQDGEDEDSDDEDDEEDEVVDEEVTVEFEAYSISDNDHDGIKKLLQQLFLKAPVNTAELTDLLIQQNHIGSVIKQTYVSEDSDDDDEDEIFGFISLLSLAERKGTQCAKQIKELVLSCCEKNCEKSVVEQLHKLLNDTARPVGFLLSERFINVPPQIALPMHRQLQKELAEAHETNKSCGKCHFYLMISKTFMEVGGSSSGKKRGGRKQDALMFANAEEEFFYELVQIQPES
- the BCCIP gene encoding BRCA2 and CDKN1A-interacting protein isoform X5, producing MASRSKRRAVGAGAPRPLDTPVPRHEEEEDDEVEDQDGEDEDSDDEDDEEDEVVDEEVTVEFEAYSISDNDHDGIKKLLQQLFLKAPVNTAELTDLLIQQNHIGSVIKQTYVSEDSDDDDEDEIFGFISLLSLAERKGTQCAKQIKELVLSCCEKNCEKSVVEQLHKLLNDTARPVGFLLSERFINVPPQIALPMHRQLQKELAEAHETNKSCGKCHFYLMISKTFMEVGGSSSGKKRGGRKQDALMFANAEEEFFYEDQTPPPS